A DNA window from Halomicrobium mukohataei DSM 12286 contains the following coding sequences:
- the purL gene encoding phosphoribosylformylglycinamidine synthase subunit PurL: MSLSDADHDLVVEELGREPTQAEAALFENLWSEHCAYRSSRPLLGAFDSEGDQVVVGPGDDAAVVELPDSDGTYITMGIESHNHPSYVDPFDGAATGVGGIVRDTLSMGAYPIALADSLYFGDFDREHSRYLLEGVVEGISHYGNCIGVPTVTGSAAFHEDYEGNPLVNVSCIGLVDEERMITAVAQQPGNKLVLVGNSTGRDGLGGASFASEDLAEDAETEDRPAVQVGDPYTEKLLIEANEQLIDEGLIESARDLGAAGLGGASSELVAKGGLGAEIELTEVHEREPNMNAMEYLLAESQERMCYEVAPENVDRVREIADRFDLGASVIGEVTDTGDYVCTFEGETVVDCDAEFLGEGAPFNDLPFEEPTQPERDLPDGVALDDAFESVVASPNTASKRWVYRQYDHEVQVRTATPPGDDAAVLAVREAGAAAGQAGDDGETGVGLAYTAGADPNWTDTAPYEGARAVALENATNLAAKGTTPLAAVDCLNGGNPEKPDVYGAFKGIVDGLADMCSTLDIPVVGGNVSLYNDSVAGPIPPTPTLAAVGTKDGYEAPPMSLSGEGELLLVGARALEGDAEPRLGGSEYLTQFGGTDRFPTLLDTPDAFIETLADVANEDATLATHDLCHGGLAVGLAEMVHEDGGASVEIDAPNKGSVAELLFGEQPGRVVIETADARAVREAFDGVAPVYDLGSADESGALDLTVNGQSLAYNADEIAGLRSTITNELE; the protein is encoded by the coding sequence ATGAGTCTCTCCGATGCTGACCACGATCTCGTGGTCGAGGAGCTCGGCCGAGAACCGACCCAGGCCGAGGCGGCCCTCTTCGAGAACCTCTGGAGCGAGCACTGTGCGTACCGATCGTCGCGACCGCTGCTGGGCGCGTTCGACTCCGAGGGCGATCAGGTCGTCGTCGGTCCGGGCGACGACGCCGCCGTCGTGGAACTGCCCGACAGCGACGGCACGTACATCACGATGGGGATCGAGAGCCACAACCACCCATCCTACGTCGACCCGTTCGACGGTGCAGCGACCGGCGTCGGCGGGATCGTGCGGGACACGCTATCGATGGGTGCCTACCCCATCGCGCTGGCGGACTCGCTGTACTTCGGCGACTTCGACCGCGAGCACTCGCGATACCTGCTCGAAGGCGTCGTCGAGGGGATCAGCCACTACGGCAACTGTATCGGCGTCCCGACCGTCACCGGGAGCGCGGCCTTCCACGAGGACTACGAGGGCAACCCGCTCGTCAACGTCTCCTGTATCGGTCTAGTCGACGAAGAACGGATGATCACTGCGGTCGCACAGCAGCCGGGCAACAAGCTCGTCCTGGTGGGCAACTCCACCGGACGAGACGGTCTCGGCGGGGCCTCCTTCGCCAGCGAGGACCTCGCGGAGGACGCCGAGACCGAGGATCGCCCGGCCGTTCAGGTCGGCGACCCGTACACCGAGAAGCTGCTGATCGAGGCCAACGAACAGCTCATCGACGAGGGGCTGATCGAGTCGGCCCGCGATCTCGGCGCGGCCGGCCTCGGCGGTGCGAGCTCCGAACTGGTCGCCAAGGGCGGCCTGGGTGCGGAGATCGAGCTCACCGAAGTCCACGAGCGCGAGCCAAACATGAACGCCATGGAGTACCTGCTCGCCGAGAGCCAGGAGCGGATGTGCTACGAGGTCGCGCCCGAGAACGTCGACCGCGTGCGAGAGATCGCGGACCGTTTCGACCTCGGTGCCTCCGTCATCGGCGAGGTCACCGACACGGGCGACTACGTCTGTACGTTCGAGGGCGAGACGGTCGTCGACTGCGACGCCGAGTTCCTCGGCGAGGGCGCGCCGTTCAACGACCTCCCGTTCGAGGAGCCGACACAGCCAGAGCGCGATCTCCCAGACGGCGTCGCCCTCGACGACGCGTTCGAGTCGGTCGTCGCCAGCCCCAACACCGCCTCGAAGCGCTGGGTGTACCGCCAGTACGACCACGAGGTGCAGGTCCGGACGGCGACTCCGCCGGGCGACGACGCGGCGGTACTTGCCGTCCGCGAAGCCGGCGCGGCGGCGGGACAGGCAGGCGACGACGGTGAGACCGGAGTCGGGCTGGCCTACACGGCCGGTGCAGACCCCAACTGGACTGACACGGCACCCTACGAGGGCGCACGCGCCGTCGCGCTGGAGAACGCCACCAACCTCGCCGCCAAGGGGACGACGCCGCTGGCGGCGGTCGACTGTCTCAACGGCGGCAACCCCGAGAAGCCCGACGTGTACGGCGCGTTCAAGGGGATCGTCGACGGGCTCGCCGACATGTGCTCGACGCTCGACATCCCCGTCGTCGGTGGCAACGTCTCGCTGTACAACGACTCGGTGGCCGGCCCGATCCCGCCGACGCCGACGCTGGCAGCGGTCGGCACCAAGGACGGCTACGAGGCACCCCCGATGTCGCTGTCGGGCGAGGGCGAACTCCTCCTCGTCGGTGCTCGCGCGCTCGAAGGCGACGCCGAACCGCGACTCGGCGGCTCGGAGTACCTCACGCAGTTCGGCGGCACGGATCGGTTCCCGACGCTGCTGGACACCCCCGACGCCTTCATCGAGACGCTCGCCGACGTGGCCAACGAGGACGCGACGCTCGCGACCCACGACCTGTGCCACGGCGGCCTCGCCGTCGGACTGGCGGAGATGGTCCACGAAGATGGCGGCGCGAGCGTCGAGATCGACGCACCGAACAAGGGCAGTGTGGCCGAACTGCTCTTTGGCGAGCAGCCGGGCCGCGTGGTGATCGAGACGGCGGACGCCCGAGCGGTGCGCGAGGCCTTCGACGGCGTCGCGCCCGTCTACGATCTCGGATCGGCCGACGAGTCGGGCGCACTTGACCTGACAGTCAACGGTCAGTCGCTGGCCTACAACGCCGACGAGATCGCCGGACTGCGCTCGACGATCACGAACGAACTGGAGTAG
- a CDS encoding multicopper oxidase domain-containing protein — protein sequence MTDPIGAPGTSMSRREFVAATGLSGSLALAGCQAPTSSSKVSTTSETATETSMASQSESLPTTSPPEIVNVDEQGGEVTISTVASKHMVHPEETMGGPVELPKVWAFQADDGEPSVPGPILRTTEGEDMEVTLDNTDANMPHTLHFHGVRKTWENDGVPTTTGITVNPGEKHTYEIPANVPGTHLYHCHYQTQRHIDMGMYGIFRVDPKGYEEADQELFMTLKDWDSTLNKQMAGMDATYSPRDRDPDVFTINGKSAPRTLHPEDGSPVIVSQGDTVRIHLTNNGYMSHPMHTHNHRFRVVEKDGSKVPEAAQYEQDIVNVAPAERKAIEFDADADPGIYLMHCHKVSHAMNGNTYPGGMVGGIVYEEAMDSDIFAELMDYAGYEG from the coding sequence ATGACTGATCCCATCGGAGCCCCTGGAACGAGTATGAGTCGCCGAGAGTTCGTCGCCGCAACGGGCCTGAGCGGTTCGCTGGCACTCGCCGGCTGTCAGGCCCCCACGTCGTCCTCGAAGGTCTCGACGACGAGCGAGACGGCGACGGAGACCTCGATGGCGAGTCAGTCCGAGTCGCTGCCGACGACGTCGCCGCCGGAGATCGTCAACGTCGACGAGCAGGGCGGCGAGGTCACGATTTCGACCGTCGCCTCGAAGCACATGGTCCACCCCGAGGAGACGATGGGCGGCCCGGTCGAACTGCCGAAGGTGTGGGCGTTCCAGGCCGACGACGGCGAGCCCAGCGTCCCCGGTCCGATCCTCCGGACGACCGAAGGCGAGGACATGGAGGTGACGCTCGACAACACCGACGCCAACATGCCCCACACGCTGCACTTCCACGGCGTCCGCAAGACCTGGGAGAACGACGGCGTGCCGACGACGACGGGCATCACGGTCAATCCCGGCGAGAAGCACACCTACGAGATTCCGGCCAACGTCCCCGGGACGCACCTCTATCACTGCCACTACCAGACCCAGCGTCACATCGACATGGGGATGTACGGCATCTTCCGCGTCGACCCGAAGGGGTACGAGGAGGCCGACCAGGAGCTGTTCATGACGCTGAAAGACTGGGACTCCACCCTGAACAAGCAGATGGCCGGCATGGACGCCACCTACAGCCCGCGGGACCGCGACCCCGACGTGTTCACGATCAACGGCAAGAGCGCGCCCCGGACGCTCCATCCCGAAGACGGCTCGCCGGTCATCGTCTCGCAGGGCGACACGGTCCGCATCCATCTCACCAACAACGGGTACATGAGCCACCCGATGCACACGCACAACCACCGCTTCCGCGTGGTCGAGAAAGACGGCTCGAAGGTCCCCGAGGCAGCGCAGTACGAGCAGGACATCGTCAACGTCGCTCCCGCGGAGCGAAAGGCCATCGAGTTCGACGCCGACGCCGACCCCGGCATCTACCTCATGCACTGCCACAAGGTCAGCCACGCGATGAACGGCAACACCTACCCCGGCGGGATGGTCGGCGGCATCGTCTACGAGGAGGCGATGGACTCGGATATCTTCGCCGAACTGATGGACTACGCCGGCTACGAAGGCTAA
- a CDS encoding DUF4097 family beta strand repeat-containing protein, with amino-acid sequence MDWFHSNSDADSNSHTSTRRHVLATGAAGAAAALAGCTISGQPERETTDVEYSVADVDSVAVDGDDGETTVEPWDGDEVQILATKYAIGGTELSDVQVTRTVDDGRLSVGVKDTTGVAIGTVGGGLESLTVKVPSGVRVTELTVDDGDATIGDVAGDLALSVDDGTAEVGPLDGGVQIDADDGDIEVGAVDSVAGKVDDGGISATEATTIGDVEADDGDLDLAVANVDGPATVSADDGDVTLRLSPSLDLSVTARSDNGTVTVSDGVLDEVESGEEGTRGQIGAGTDQLTVEVDDGSVTLESL; translated from the coding sequence ATGGATTGGTTTCACTCGAACTCGGACGCCGACTCGAACTCACACACGTCGACTCGACGCCACGTCCTCGCTACTGGCGCTGCCGGCGCGGCGGCGGCGCTCGCGGGCTGTACGATCTCGGGACAACCGGAGCGCGAAACGACGGACGTGGAGTACAGCGTCGCAGATGTCGATTCGGTGGCCGTCGACGGCGACGACGGCGAGACGACCGTCGAGCCCTGGGACGGTGACGAAGTCCAGATTCTGGCGACGAAGTACGCCATCGGCGGGACGGAGCTGAGCGACGTGCAGGTCACCAGAACTGTCGACGACGGACGGCTCTCGGTCGGTGTGAAAGACACGACGGGGGTCGCGATCGGCACCGTCGGGGGCGGACTCGAATCGCTCACGGTGAAGGTGCCGTCCGGCGTCCGGGTCACCGAACTCACCGTCGACGACGGCGACGCGACGATCGGCGACGTGGCCGGGGACCTCGCGCTCTCGGTCGACGACGGCACCGCCGAGGTCGGCCCGCTCGACGGGGGCGTCCAGATCGACGCGGACGACGGCGACATCGAAGTCGGTGCGGTCGACAGCGTCGCGGGGAAGGTCGACGACGGCGGCATCTCGGCGACCGAGGCGACAACGATCGGCGACGTCGAGGCCGACGACGGCGACCTCGACCTCGCCGTCGCGAACGTCGACGGCCCGGCGACCGTCAGCGCCGACGACGGTGACGTGACGCTCCGACTCTCTCCGTCCCTGGATCTCTCGGTTACCGCCCGCAGCGACAACGGGACGGTCACGGTCTCGGACGGCGTGCTAGACGAGGTCGAGAGCGGCGAGGAGGGGACGCGCGGACAAATCGGTGCGGGAACCGATCAGCTGACAGTCGAGGTCGACGACGGCTCGGTCACGCTCGAATCGCTGTAA
- a CDS encoding cbb3-type cytochrome c oxidase subunit I: protein MVATQLVLTTVMVALVAGAAAVVTRLENWRSYTPAVGGGGGTVDETAHHGEKPGGLTRWLTTVDHKDIGLLYGTFAVLAFAWGGVAVVLMRFELVTPTSNFLQPAMYNALLTSHGITMLFLFGTPILAAFSNYFVPLLIGADDMAFPRINAIAFWLLPFGAVLIWAGFFIPGIAPAQTAWTMYTPLSLDQPSPAIDLMILGLHLTGVSATMGAINFIATIFTEQGEDIDWANLDIFSWTVLVQSGQILFAFPLLGSALVMLLLDRNMGTAFFAIGEGGGTLLWQHLFWFFGHPEVYILVLPPMGLISYILPKFCGRKLFGFKFVVYSTLALGVLSFGVWAHHMFATGMDPRLRGAFMAITISIAIPSAVKTFNWMATMWNGRLRLTAPFLFCVGFIANFVIGGMTGVFEAAIPVDLLLHDTYQVVAHFHYVIMGGIAFAVFAGIYYWFPIYTGRWYQRTLAKAHFWLTMIGTNITFFPMILLGYAGMPRRYATYDVAVGPIDLFTLLHQIATLGVVLLVVGQLLFLWNVVTSWLEGPRVTSNDPWNLDRDGMRAREFEWFASERLPALTDGGSESEVSGASSELRSDGGSESEVSGASSELRSEDGEDRPTDGD, encoded by the coding sequence ATGGTAGCAACGCAGCTCGTCCTGACGACAGTGATGGTCGCACTGGTGGCCGGTGCGGCCGCGGTCGTAACGAGGCTAGAGAACTGGCGCTCGTACACGCCGGCCGTCGGCGGCGGTGGCGGGACGGTCGACGAGACGGCACACCACGGCGAGAAGCCCGGCGGACTGACCCGCTGGCTCACGACGGTCGACCACAAAGACATCGGACTGCTCTACGGGACCTTCGCAGTGCTGGCCTTCGCCTGGGGCGGCGTGGCAGTCGTGTTGATGCGGTTCGAGCTGGTCACCCCGACCTCGAACTTCCTCCAGCCGGCGATGTACAACGCGCTCCTGACCAGCCACGGAATCACGATGCTGTTCCTGTTCGGGACGCCGATCCTGGCGGCGTTCTCGAACTACTTCGTCCCGCTGTTGATCGGGGCTGACGACATGGCGTTCCCGCGGATCAACGCGATCGCGTTCTGGCTGTTGCCCTTCGGGGCGGTCCTGATCTGGGCCGGCTTCTTCATCCCCGGCATCGCACCCGCACAGACGGCCTGGACGATGTACACGCCGCTGTCGCTGGATCAGCCAAGCCCCGCGATCGACCTGATGATCCTGGGGCTGCACCTGACCGGCGTCTCGGCGACGATGGGTGCGATCAACTTCATCGCGACCATCTTCACCGAACAGGGCGAGGACATCGACTGGGCCAACCTCGACATCTTCAGCTGGACCGTGCTGGTCCAGTCCGGCCAGATCCTCTTTGCGTTCCCCCTGCTGGGCAGCGCCCTCGTAATGTTGCTGCTCGATCGCAACATGGGAACGGCCTTCTTCGCGATCGGTGAGGGCGGCGGGACGCTGTTGTGGCAACACCTGTTCTGGTTCTTCGGCCATCCCGAGGTGTACATCCTCGTGCTCCCACCGATGGGGCTGATCAGCTACATCCTCCCGAAGTTCTGCGGTCGGAAGCTGTTCGGCTTCAAGTTCGTCGTCTACTCGACGCTGGCGCTGGGAGTCCTCTCCTTTGGCGTCTGGGCACACCACATGTTCGCGACCGGGATGGACCCGCGGCTTCGGGGCGCGTTCATGGCGATCACGATCTCGATCGCGATCCCCAGCGCGGTCAAGACGTTCAACTGGATGGCGACGATGTGGAACGGCCGCCTGCGGCTGACCGCACCGTTCCTCTTCTGTGTCGGCTTCATCGCCAACTTCGTCATCGGCGGGATGACCGGCGTCTTCGAGGCGGCGATCCCCGTCGACCTCCTGTTGCACGACACCTACCAGGTCGTCGCCCACTTCCACTACGTCATCATGGGCGGGATCGCCTTCGCGGTGTTCGCCGGGATCTACTACTGGTTCCCCATCTACACCGGCCGCTGGTACCAGCGCACGCTCGCCAAAGCCCACTTCTGGCTCACGATGATCGGGACCAACATCACCTTCTTCCCGATGATCCTGCTGGGCTACGCCGGGATGCCCCGGCGGTACGCGACCTACGACGTGGCCGTCGGTCCGATCGACCTGTTCACGCTGCTCCACCAGATCGCGACGCTGGGCGTCGTCCTGCTCGTCGTCGGCCAGCTCCTCTTCCTCTGGAACGTCGTCACCTCGTGGCTCGAAGGGCCGCGAGTGACCAGCAACGACCCGTGGAACCTCGACCGCGACGGCATGCGAGCCCGCGAGTTCGAGTGGTTCGCGTCCGAGCGACTGCCCGCACTGACCGACGGCGGCTCCGAGAGCGAAGTGAGCGGAGCCTCGTCGGAGTTGCGGTCCGACGGTGGTTCCGAGAGCGAAGTGAGCGGAGCCTCGTCGGAGTTGCGGTCCGAGGATGGCGAGGACCGGCCGACCGACGGCGACTGA
- a CDS encoding cupin domain-containing protein, whose protein sequence is MTATSIDAERRYDDAQFSAQTIHETERQKVVLGYFEPGQFIPVHAPDSDVAITVVSGSGVIRDGETDHAVEPGSVAVVPAGTERGVKADDGERLEATLVTAPPPTDAEHEPVRRGLQTGQFDPD, encoded by the coding sequence GTGACCGCAACGTCGATCGACGCCGAACGACGCTACGACGACGCACAGTTCTCCGCACAGACGATCCACGAGACCGAGCGCCAGAAGGTCGTCCTGGGATACTTCGAGCCGGGACAGTTCATCCCCGTCCACGCGCCCGACAGCGACGTGGCGATCACGGTCGTGTCGGGTTCGGGCGTGATCCGCGACGGCGAGACCGACCACGCGGTCGAGCCCGGGAGCGTCGCCGTCGTGCCCGCAGGGACGGAACGCGGGGTGAAAGCCGACGACGGCGAGCGACTTGAGGCGACGCTCGTCACCGCGCCACCGCCGACCGACGCCGAACACGAGCCGGTACGTCGGGGCCTCCAGACGGGACAGTTCGACCCGGACTGA
- a CDS encoding DUF2249 domain-containing protein codes for MPAETLDLREVPPPQRHPMIHEAFQTLDSGEALEIVNDHEPKPLFYEFQAEVEAFDAEGYSCEERDDGNYVARLPKA; via the coding sequence ATGCCAGCCGAAACACTCGATCTGCGCGAGGTACCGCCGCCACAGCGCCACCCCATGATCCACGAGGCGTTCCAGACCCTCGATAGCGGCGAGGCCCTGGAGATCGTCAACGACCACGAACCGAAGCCGCTGTTCTACGAGTTCCAGGCGGAGGTCGAGGCCTTCGACGCGGAGGGGTACTCCTGTGAGGAGCGCGACGACGGCAACTACGTCGCCCGGCTCCCGAAAGCATGA
- a CDS encoding cupin domain-containing protein, protein MSDTELVSLDDLDDDGRATLFEHEPHTVRLSLAADEGVPAHQHPDRQIVFHQLSGELDLHLGDEVVSLTAGDVVRFDGDQDISPQARTDSEALLILASSA, encoded by the coding sequence ATGAGCGACACCGAACTGGTCTCGCTGGACGACCTCGACGACGACGGCCGGGCGACGCTGTTCGAGCACGAACCCCACACTGTCCGGCTCAGCCTCGCGGCCGACGAGGGCGTCCCGGCCCACCAACATCCCGACCGCCAGATCGTCTTTCACCAGCTCTCGGGGGAGCTGGACCTCCACCTCGGTGACGAGGTCGTGTCACTGACGGCTGGCGACGTGGTCCGGTTCGACGGCGATCAGGACATCTCTCCCCAGGCCCGGACCGACAGCGAGGCGCTGTTGATCCTCGCGTCTTCGGCCTGA
- a CDS encoding DUF2249 domain-containing protein codes for MDATEALQTTDAPDDAPTRELDVRSLGPPKPLQNTLETLAEIDDDEVVVQFNDRAPEFLYPKLDDRGFAYDTVEGDDVTVTTIWKA; via the coding sequence ATGGACGCGACCGAGGCCCTGCAGACGACCGACGCACCCGACGACGCACCGACCCGCGAACTCGACGTGCGTTCGCTGGGCCCGCCCAAGCCACTGCAAAACACCCTCGAAACCCTGGCGGAGATCGACGACGACGAGGTCGTCGTCCAGTTCAACGACCGCGCGCCGGAGTTTCTGTACCCGAAACTCGACGACCGCGGCTTCGCCTACGACACCGTCGAGGGCGACGACGTGACCGTGACGACGATCTGGAAGGCATGA
- a CDS encoding DUF7521 family protein yields MSPHVPSSQVGIVATKTLTLILGGLITYYSYRAYQRTSARELQALSWGFGIMTFGALIGGVIDIFVPRILARLSWLPGSGFQDWLVVSVFVQSLLTTVAFAIILYSLYVD; encoded by the coding sequence ATGAGCCCACATGTCCCCAGTTCACAGGTCGGTATCGTCGCGACGAAGACGCTCACGCTCATCCTCGGTGGGCTGATTACGTACTACTCCTATCGGGCCTACCAGCGAACGAGCGCCAGAGAGTTACAGGCCCTCTCGTGGGGGTTCGGGATAATGACATTTGGGGCGTTGATAGGGGGCGTGATCGACATCTTCGTCCCCAGGATCCTGGCCCGTCTCTCGTGGCTCCCCGGGAGCGGCTTCCAGGACTGGCTCGTGGTCAGTGTCTTCGTCCAGAGCCTCCTGACGACGGTCGCCTTCGCCATCATCCTCTACTCGCTGTACGTCGATTGA
- a CDS encoding winged helix-turn-helix domain-containing protein, with the protein MVRDPFEDELSPALEDVLDALDDEDCRAIVSVLEEPMTASEIAEASGVPLSTTYRKLELLTEASLLHEGVEVRPDGQHASRYAISFEDVVISLDDDRTFEVEISHRPRTPDERLENLWSEVRKET; encoded by the coding sequence ATGGTCCGGGACCCGTTCGAAGACGAGTTGTCGCCGGCGCTAGAGGACGTGCTCGACGCGCTGGACGACGAGGACTGTCGGGCGATCGTCAGCGTCCTGGAAGAGCCGATGACAGCCAGCGAGATCGCGGAGGCAAGCGGCGTACCGCTATCGACGACCTACCGAAAGCTCGAACTGCTCACGGAGGCGTCGCTGCTCCACGAGGGCGTCGAGGTGCGTCCGGACGGGCAACACGCCAGCCGCTACGCGATCAGCTTCGAAGACGTCGTCATCTCGCTGGACGACGACCGGACGTTCGAAGTGGAGATCTCTCACCGGCCTCGGACGCCGGACGAACGCCTCGAAAACCTCTGGTCGGAGGTCAGAAAAGAAACATGA
- a CDS encoding nitric-oxide reductase large subunit: protein MQVQRATIAKIIAVVFVFNLIVMGGGAWLAYQSAPPIPDEVVGPDGDTIVTGQEIRDGKKAFQKDGLMNHGSILGNGAYYGQDYTADTLDLKVQHMRDYYAQERHDSAYDALESDEQAAVADVVERDLDGEYDGGPIEYSAAEAYAHEQVRQEYVERYHEGDHERGVPVDMIDSEEAARQFADFALWTAWFSHTDRPGGDHSYTNDWPFQPGAGNDATAAAMTWSVIAMVLLVAGAGFGVWLYKSISLPEPSAKGISVPEPGDVKVFPSQRAALRFVPVAAGLFLAQVLLGGLLAHFYIERAGFFGVEEIFGVHILQLLPFAIAKTWHIDLGILWIAATWLGAGLFLPPLLTGHEPDRQSTYVNGLLAAIVVVVVGGLGGIWLGSKGYIDGSLWWILGNEGLEYLEVGKLWQFGILAGFLIWAVLSVRGLKPLLDREPSYGLAHMILYAGGSIALLFTAGFLFTPDTNIAVTEFWRWWVVHMWVEGAFEFFIVAIIGLTLVSMNLLKRRSAEKAVMLQALLVMSTGVIGVSHHYWWIGMPDIWVPIGSVFSTLELIPLVFILYEALGQYRAMTGAGESFPYRLPFMFIIASGVWNFVGAGVLGFFINLPLINYYEHGTYLTVGHAHAAMFGAFGFLALGMVTYMLQIAIEPDRWDGTWLRYAFWCWNVGLALMVFVSVLPVGFLQLETIFTGSYAAGRSLAFYNQPIVQTLFWARLPGDTLMILGTAIYAADIVRKRFVLRKTAADPDIDDVAVAKGVLDDD from the coding sequence ATGCAAGTACAACGTGCGACGATCGCGAAGATCATCGCGGTGGTCTTCGTGTTCAATCTGATCGTCATGGGTGGTGGTGCCTGGCTCGCGTACCAGTCGGCACCGCCGATTCCCGACGAAGTCGTCGGACCCGACGGCGACACGATCGTGACCGGACAGGAGATCAGAGACGGCAAGAAGGCGTTCCAGAAGGACGGGCTGATGAACCACGGCTCGATCCTGGGCAACGGTGCGTACTACGGGCAGGACTACACTGCGGACACGCTGGACCTGAAGGTCCAGCACATGCGGGACTACTACGCCCAGGAGCGCCACGACAGCGCGTACGACGCCCTCGAAAGCGACGAGCAGGCCGCCGTCGCCGACGTGGTCGAGCGGGACCTCGACGGCGAGTACGACGGCGGCCCGATCGAGTACTCCGCGGCGGAGGCCTACGCTCACGAGCAGGTCCGCCAGGAGTACGTCGAACGCTACCACGAGGGCGACCACGAGCGCGGCGTGCCCGTCGACATGATCGACAGCGAGGAGGCGGCCCGCCAGTTCGCGGACTTCGCGCTGTGGACGGCGTGGTTCTCCCACACCGATCGACCGGGTGGCGACCACTCCTACACGAACGACTGGCCCTTCCAGCCCGGTGCCGGTAACGACGCGACGGCGGCGGCGATGACCTGGAGCGTCATCGCGATGGTCCTGCTGGTCGCGGGGGCCGGCTTCGGCGTCTGGCTGTACAAGTCGATCTCCCTCCCCGAACCGTCCGCGAAGGGAATTTCCGTCCCCGAACCCGGCGACGTGAAGGTGTTCCCCAGCCAGCGGGCCGCCTTGCGCTTCGTGCCGGTCGCCGCCGGACTCTTCCTGGCACAGGTGTTGTTGGGCGGGTTACTGGCGCACTTCTACATCGAACGCGCCGGCTTCTTCGGCGTCGAAGAGATATTCGGCGTCCACATCCTCCAGCTCCTCCCCTTCGCCATCGCGAAGACCTGGCACATCGACCTGGGGATCCTCTGGATCGCCGCGACGTGGCTCGGGGCCGGACTGTTCCTTCCGCCGCTGCTGACGGGCCACGAACCGGATCGCCAGTCGACGTACGTCAACGGGCTGTTGGCGGCGATCGTCGTGGTCGTCGTCGGCGGTCTCGGCGGGATCTGGCTCGGCTCCAAGGGGTACATCGACGGCAGCCTCTGGTGGATCCTGGGCAACGAGGGCCTGGAGTACCTCGAAGTCGGGAAGCTCTGGCAGTTCGGCATCCTCGCGGGCTTCCTCATCTGGGCCGTCCTCTCGGTTCGGGGCCTGAAGCCGCTGCTCGATAGGGAACCCAGCTACGGGCTCGCACACATGATTCTCTATGCCGGCGGCTCGATCGCCCTGCTCTTTACCGCGGGCTTCCTCTTTACCCCGGACACCAACATCGCCGTCACGGAGTTCTGGCGCTGGTGGGTCGTTCACATGTGGGTCGAAGGGGCCTTCGAGTTCTTCATCGTCGCCATCATCGGGCTGACGCTGGTGTCGATGAATCTCCTGAAGCGCCGCAGCGCCGAGAAGGCGGTCATGCTCCAGGCGCTGCTGGTGATGTCGACCGGCGTCATCGGCGTCTCCCATCACTACTGGTGGATCGGGATGCCCGATATCTGGGTGCCCATCGGGAGCGTCTTCTCGACGCTGGAGCTGATCCCGCTGGTGTTCATCCTCTACGAGGCACTGGGCCAGTACCGCGCTATGACCGGGGCCGGCGAGAGCTTCCCCTACCGGCTCCCGTTCATGTTCATCATCGCCAGCGGCGTCTGGAACTTCGTCGGCGCTGGGGTGCTGGGCTTTTTCATCAACCTTCCGTTGATCAACTACTACGAGCACGGCACCTACCTCACCGTCGGCCACGCCCACGCCGCGATGTTCGGGGCCTTCGGCTTCCTCGCGCTGGGGATGGTCACGTACATGCTACAGATCGCCATCGAACCCGACCGCTGGGACGGCACCTGGCTTCGCTACGCCTTCTGGTGCTGGAACGTCGGGCTGGCGCTAATGGTGTTCGTCTCCGTGCTGCCGGTGGGCTTCCTCCAGCTGGAGACGATCTTCACCGGGAGCTACGCGGCCGGCCGGAGCCTGGCGTTCTACAACCAGCCGATCGTCCAGACCCTGTTCTGGGCTCGTCTGCCCGGTGACACGCTGATGATCCTGGGGACGGCAATCTACGCGGCCGACATCGTGCGCAAACGGTTCGTCCTCCGAAAGACCGCGGCGGATCCGGACATCGACGACGTCGCCGTCGCGAAAGGCGTCCTCGACGACGACTAA